A segment of the Candidatus Nezhaarchaeales archaeon genome:
TAAGGAAAGCGTTATTCCAGGTGGTTTCAATAGTTACCACCACCGGCTACGTAACCACCGATATAACCAATTGGCACCCCCTACCTAAAGCTACGCTATTAATACTTATGTTCATCGGCGGCGGGCTATGCTCAACGGCCGGCGGCATTAAGGTTTTAAGGCTCCTCATAGCGGTCAAGCTAGCTTCTAGGGAGCTCGTTAAAACCGTTTTACCACCTGGAACCATTAAGCCGGTTATGGTGGATGGTAGAACTCTTCCAGACGAAGACACCTTAAGAACGTTAAGCTTCCTCATACTCTACACCCTCTCAATAGTAGTAGTTACGTTAATCGTAGCGTCAAGCGGTTATGGAATTACTGAGGCAACATCAATAGCCCTATCAGCGCAAGGAAACGTAGGCCCCACGCTAGCTTCAACCTACGGAATACACCTTTGGACTCCGCCCTACGTAAAGCTCACGTTAACAATAGCCATGTGGATAGGTAGACTAGAACTCTTCCCAGTCCTAATCCTACCCTCAAAAACTACTTGGCGCCACCTAATAGGCTAAATGGCCGTAGACCCGTAACCGTTCTAGCCGCTTATTCATCCTTAGGTTTAGTTCTTGGGGTTTGCCTAGCCATGGAGCGCCGTTAACGACGAATACCGGTTTTCCTTCGTTTGAAGGTTGCATCGTCGTAATATTTCGCTCCTACACATTTCTTTTTGCAGTATTCCTCGTAGGCTTGTCGGCTTAGACTATCAGCCTCCTTATTTTCCTCTCTAGGAATCCATACGAAACTTATTTTATGAAACTTCCGTGTAAGCTTTAAAGTTTTTAAGAACGTTTCATAGTAGAGTCCTCCGCGTGCTCGCCATAAACCGTTCATCTGGTTGACGAGTAATTTACTGTCGGATTTCACCGTTACCTCCTCGTTTTCCCAGCCGCGGTTAAGTATTTCGGTTAAAGCTCTATATAGAGCCGTGTATTCAGCCACGTTATTACTCATACCGAGTCCTTCTCCTACAACCCCGCTTCCTACAGAAGCCTTCTCACCGTCTTTGTAGATGCAGAAGCCGAAGGTCGCTACGCCGTAAGGGTTATAGGGTTCGCAAAGCCCATCGATGTAAACGGTAATCAACTCTTTCGCCTCTATATTACTTCGTGAGGCCCCATTTATAGAATACCTTTCCACCTGGAAGTATCACCGTTCCGTAACCCGTTACCTTGCAGGTAGTAGGTTACTCCCTAGTTTAGCACTTCGCATCTTTAAACTTTTAAGGCTTTAATTTCCCCTTACATCCTTCACCTCGACGATGAATAGTAGGACGCTATCCCGTTAGGGTTTCTAGGGAGGTATTCACGCGGATAGTTACGAAGGATCCCGTAAGAAGCCTTAAAGAGGTGAGTGGAGGTATGGTTGTAAATCGAGTAACACGGTTTAAGGAGTAAGCTTAAGGCTCCCTACCCTTTAAGCTACGCCCCACTGTTTAATCAAGATCCTTAACGCGTCCCCCGTAGCTAATAGGTTTTTAGGCCTCAGCGTATGTAGGCTATTACGGCTGGGCTCCACTTGGGTAACGTCTTCGAAGAGCTTTCGAAGCCTTTAAGGGATACGCTTAAAAAGTACGGTTACGAAACGCCTACGGAGCCTCAAGAGAAGGCTATACCGCTAATACTTAAGGGTAGGAATACGCTGATAATCGCCCCGTCAGGTACTGGTAAGACTGAAGCGGCCCTCCTACCGGTCTTCGACTTATTCCTTAGAAGCCAGGAGCGAAGCCGTGTATCTATCCTCTACGTAACTCCGCTTAGGGCTTTAAATAGGGACATACTTAGGAGGATGGCTAGCCTAGCTGAAGACTTAGGGTTAAGGGTTGAAGTCCGTCATGGGGATACTAGTGTTTCGCAGCGTAGAAGGCAGGCTTTAACACCGCCTCATATGCTGATAACAACGCCTGAAACGCTTCAAGCCATACTACCCGGGAAGCTTATGAGGAGCCATCTTAAATCCGTGAAGTGGGTGATCATCGACGAGATCCACGATCTAGTATCGGATAAACGGGGTGTTCAGTTCGCGATCGCGTTAGAGAGGCTTAAGGATATCGTTAAACGCGACTTCCAGAGGATAGGGCTTAGCGCTACGGTTGGATCAGTAGATAAGGTTAAAGGCTTCCTTAAGGGTTCGAGCGGCGACGTGGAGGTTGTTTACGTACCTGCTTCGAAGGGTTTACGCGTAACCGTCGATCTTCCACAGGTCTCTCACGTGGATGAAGAATACGCTGCTAAACTCTGTATACAGCCAGCTATAGCTTCAAGGCTTCGAAGGATCCTAGAGGTAGCTCGACAGTATAGATCAGTGCTCGTATTCACTAACACGAGGGAAACGGCTGAACTACTAGCTTCAAGGCTTCGCGCCTTAAAGCCGGGCTTCAACGTTAAGGCGCACCATGGATCCTTATCGGTTGAGGAAAGGGTTGAAGCCGAATCGGGTTTTAAGGCTGGATCAGTTAAACTATTGGTATGCACGTCGTCGCTTGAACTCGGTATAGACGTTGGCACCGTTGACTACGTAGTACAGTACATGAGCCCCCGCCAAGTTACACCCTTCCTTCAAAGGGTTGGAAGATCTGGGCATAGGGTCGGTTTTACCTCGCTAGGCTCCATAATCCCCACGTCCCCAGACGACATTTGTGAATCGACCGTGATAGCTAGAATGGCGTTAAAGGAGGAGCTTGAACCCATCGTTATCCACGAGAACGCGCTCGACGTATTAGCCCATCAACTGGTCGGCATACTCCTAGATAAGGGTAAGGCTAGTATCGACGAGGCGTACCTACTAATTAAAAGGGCCTACCCGTACCGAGGGTTAAGCCTAGAGGACTTTAAAGCCGTAGCCAAGTTCATGGAGGGGTTGGGCCTAGTTAAGCTTAAAGGCCACCTCCTACGCCCCTCCCCCCGAAAGGCTTGGAGCTACTATTTCGAGAACATCTCCATGATACCCGACGTTAAACGCTTCGAAGTAGTGGATTTAGTTGAACGACGCCCCATAGGCTCTTTAGACGAGGAGTTCGTAGCCTTCAGGGGTCAACGCGGTTCAACATTCATCCTCGCCGGTCGCGCTTGGAACTTCGTAGGCGTTGAAGAGGATAAGGTATACGTGGAGCCATCCTCGGACTCAATAGGCGCTATACCTAGCTGGGAGGGAGAGCTTATACCGGTGCCCTTCGACGTAGCGCGTGAAGTAGGAGCTTTAAGGGGGAAAGTTGAAGAGGCATTAACCAAAGGTCAAAATCCACTTGAACCCCTCCAACCCCTCCAAGTTACACGGGAGGCAGCGCTTAAGGTAGTTGAAGCAGTGAAGGCTCAATTGTTAAGCGGCGTACCAGTACCAACTGATAAGCGGCTAGTCGTGGAGGGTTTAGGGAACTACGTGGTGGTTCACGCCTGCCTCGGCTCAAAGGTTAACGAGTCGTTAGCCATGATCCTAGCAGGCCTCCTAAGCGGTAAGCTCGGCGCGACAGTTAACTATAGGGTCGACCCGTATAGGATTCTCTTAATCCTACCAACACCCATAGACCCTAAAGCCGTCATGGACGTAATGCTCTCCATTAAGCCGGAGGAGGTTGAACAACTCCTTGAACCCCTTATAAAATCCTCCAACACGTACTCCTGGAGGCTCCTACACGTAGCTAAACGCTTCGGCTCCATCAGTAGAGAGGCATCCTTACGCGTAGTTAGAATGCTACCAAAACTATACGAGGGGACGGTAGTGGAACGAGCAGCTAAGGAGGAGGTCGTCGTGGATAAGCTCGACGTAGCCGGGTTGAAGCACTTCCTAGAGGAACTAGGTAAAGGCTCGCTTAAGGTTGAAGTCCGCGAAGGGAGGCTTGAGGAAGGCGTTTCCCCGTTCGCCGCTCCAATACTCAATGTATCCGTATTCCACGAGGTAGGACCCATAGGTAAACCGGTAGCCGTGTTGATCGACGTATTAAGGGGGAGGCTTTTAAGTAGGGAGGTAAAGCTCATATGCATGTTTTGCGGCGGATGGGAAAGCATAGTGAAGGTCGGCAGCCTACCTGACGACGTTAAATGCCCTAAATGCGGCGCACGCTTCATAGCCGTCACCTGGAAGGGCGATAAGAGTATTAAGCGGGTTTTAAGCCTACGTAGATCCGGTAAGCAACTCTCGAAGCAGGACTTGAAGGTGTTAGAAGCCGCTCAACGATCCGGAGGCTTGGTTTTAAGCTACGGTAAGAAGGCCGTGGTAGCTATGGCCGCCCACGGCGTAGGCCCTCAAACGGCTACTAGGATCTTAGCTAAACATCGAAGCTCCGAGGAGGAATTCTACCTGGATATACTCGAAGCTGAAAGGCAGTACGCTCGAACCAGGGCCTTCTGGGATGAGGAACAGCATAGGAGGGCTTAACCGGGATGGATTGGAACTCTTTATTCGCGCCTAAATCCATAGCGGTAATAGGTGCTTCAAGCGACCCCGACAACTTCACTAATCAGTACGTTAAGGCCTTGATCGAACATGGCTTTAAGGGGGACATATTCCCGGTAAACCCTAAGGAAGCGGAGGTTTTAAAGCGTACGCTAGCGTACTCGACATCCCCGAGGAGGTAGATCAAGCCTTCATAGCGGTTCCACAGACCTCGTAGTGAAGGTACTAAGCGAATGCCGAGCCAAAGGGGTGAAGGTATGCGTAATATTCACGTCCGACTCTGACTCCATGTCGCCCACGGGCACCTATGGGCTTGGGGAACTCATATCCAACTTCATCAGTAAAGCTGGAGGCCCTAGGATTGTAGGGCCTAACTGCATAGGGGTTTACTGTTCAAGATCGGGTGTAGCGTTCACCCCCAACTTCCCTAAGGAGCCTGGGAAGGTAGCCTTCATATCTCAAAGCGGGGGATTTGCGGCTGAGCTAGGATGGTTTGGAGCTAGGATAGGGCTTCGCTTTAGTAAGATCGTAAGCTACGGTAACGCCGTAGACCTCGACCTCCCCGACTTCCTAGCGTACTTTAGGGAGGATTCAGATACGGGGGTGGTAGCCGTCTACGTAGAGGGTGTTAAGGACGGCCGTAGAACCTTCAAGGAGCTTACCGTTAAGAAACCGGTGCTCGTTTGGAAGGGAGGAATTACGGAGGAGGGCGCTAAAGCCGCTCTATCCCATACGCAATCCTTAGCTGGATCCGCTACGTTATGGAGTACGATGCTTAAGCAGGCTGGCGCCATCCAAGTTGAAAGTTTCGAAGGCTTAGCTTACACCTCCATAGCCTTCTCCTTCTACAAGCCCCCAGTTGATAATAGTGTCGCTATAGTGTCCGTTAGCGGCGGTGGAGCCGTAGCTTCAGCAGATACCTGTACGCGTGAAGGTTTACTTATAACTCGACTTAGCG
Coding sequences within it:
- the rnhA gene encoding ribonuclease HI; amino-acid sequence: MITVYIDGLCEPYNPYGVATFGFCIYKDGEKASVGSGVVGEGLGMSNNVAEYTALYRALTEILNRGWENEEVTVKSDSKLLVNQMNGLWRARGGLYYETFLKTLKLTRKFHKISFVWIPREENKEADSLSRQAYEEYCKKKCVGAKYYDDATFKRRKTGIRR
- a CDS encoding CoA-binding protein is translated as MDWNSLFAPKSIAVIGASSDPDNFTNQYVKALIEHGFKGDIFPVNPKEAEVLKRTLAYSTSPRR
- a CDS encoding DEAD/DEAH box helicase, whose translation is MGNVFEELSKPLRDTLKKYGYETPTEPQEKAIPLILKGRNTLIIAPSGTGKTEAALLPVFDLFLRSQERSRVSILYVTPLRALNRDILRRMASLAEDLGLRVEVRHGDTSVSQRRRQALTPPHMLITTPETLQAILPGKLMRSHLKSVKWVIIDEIHDLVSDKRGVQFAIALERLKDIVKRDFQRIGLSATVGSVDKVKGFLKGSSGDVEVVYVPASKGLRVTVDLPQVSHVDEEYAAKLCIQPAIASRLRRILEVARQYRSVLVFTNTRETAELLASRLRALKPGFNVKAHHGSLSVEERVEAESGFKAGSVKLLVCTSSLELGIDVGTVDYVVQYMSPRQVTPFLQRVGRSGHRVGFTSLGSIIPTSPDDICESTVIARMALKEELEPIVIHENALDVLAHQLVGILLDKGKASIDEAYLLIKRAYPYRGLSLEDFKAVAKFMEGLGLVKLKGHLLRPSPRKAWSYYFENISMIPDVKRFEVVDLVERRPIGSLDEEFVAFRGQRGSTFILAGRAWNFVGVEEDKVYVEPSSDSIGAIPSWEGELIPVPFDVAREVGALRGKVEEALTKGQNPLEPLQPLQVTREAALKVVEAVKAQLLSGVPVPTDKRLVVEGLGNYVVVHACLGSKVNESLAMILAGLLSGKLGATVNYRVDPYRILLILPTPIDPKAVMDVMLSIKPEEVEQLLEPLIKSSNTYSWRLLHVAKRFGSISREASLRVVRMLPKLYEGTVVERAAKEEVVVDKLDVAGLKHFLEELGKGSLKVEVREGRLEEGVSPFAAPILNVSVFHEVGPIGKPVAVLIDVLRGRLLSREVKLICMFCGGWESIVKVGSLPDDVKCPKCGARFIAVTWKGDKSIKRVLSLRRSGKQLSKQDLKVLEAAQRSGGLVLSYGKKAVVAMAAHGVGPQTATRILAKHRSSEEEFYLDILEAERQYARTRAFWDEEQHRRA